The sequence CGTCGCGGAGGCCGTCGCCGACCGCCATGGCCGAGAGCACGGTCGCGGCGATGAGCACACCCGGCGGGATCCACAGCCAGGGCATCCCGGAGAGCACGGTGATCGACTGCGCCTCAGTGAGCATGTTGCCCCAGCTGGGCTGCGGCGGACGGACGCCCGCGCCGAGGAACGACAGCGCGGATTCGAGCAGCACGGCCTCCGACACGAGCAGCGTGGCCGCCACGGTCACGGGCGGGAGCACGCCGGGCACGAGGTGCCGGCGGATGATGTAGCCCGTGCGCGAGCCGAGCACGCGCGCCGCCTGCACGAACTCCTCCTCGCGCAGACCGAGCACGACGCCGCGCGCGATGCGCGCCGACGACGGCCACGAGAGCCCCGCGATCACTGCGATGAGCATCGGCACGCTCGGTCCGATGATGCCCGCGAGCACGATCACCACGAGCACCGGCGGCACCGAGAGCATGAGGTCGATGATGCGGCTGATGATGTTGTCGGTGGCCCCGCCCGTCCAGCCGGCGATGACGCCGGTCAGGGTGCCGATGGTCACCGCGATGAACGCGGCGAGGAAGCCGACGGCCAGCGACACCTGGCCGCCGTAGAGCAGCCGGCTGAGCACGTCGCGCCCGGTCGAGTCGGTGCCGAGCGGATGCAACTCGGAGGGCGGCTGCCGGATGGCGGTGAGGTCGATCTCATTGGGCCCGAACGGGCTCAGGACCGGGGCCAGGACGCTCGCCGAGACGATCACGACGAGGACGACCGCCCCGATCACCGCGACCGGGTTGCG is a genomic window of Agromyces protaetiae containing:
- the opp4C gene encoding oligopeptide ABC transporter permease encodes the protein MMTATTLPPALEPKALSPDRAAMRRFLRNPVAVIGAVVLVVIVSASVLAPVLSPFGPNEIDLTAIRQPPSELHPLGTDSTGRDVLSRLLYGGQVSLAVGFLAAFIAVTIGTLTGVIAGWTGGATDNIISRIIDLMLSVPPVLVVIVLAGIIGPSVPMLIAVIAGLSWPSSARIARGVVLGLREEEFVQAARVLGSRTGYIIRRHLVPGVLPPVTVAATLLVSEAVLLESALSFLGAGVRPPQPSWGNMLTEAQSITVLSGMPWLWIPPGVLIAATVLSAMAVGDGLRDAIDPRKNR